The DNA segment GTATTTTGTACTGATATAGTTGTTACATATAATATGCATTGGAAGAGCCTTTAAAAATTAGTTCACTGAGCTCCCTATAgaaaaagactttaaaaatatatattaatcttAAGAGAAAACATATTACACTATTCTTTAATTAGAAAACACTAAATTTccattttacatattattttgtACAGTTGGACTATAATCTATTAAAAATTGTGGTTCTGAATCTATTAACTTCACCTTATTACAGAAATGGAAAACTTACTGCTATTTCTAGTCTTCTTATAATCTGGATAGTGATAATTAATTAAACTCTTTGAATGGGCTGCCACTTTTGCGGAACTGCCTTTGAAGTGCTTGTTCATAGACTTTTGTCAGTAAAAACCTCCCCTAAATATAGAAAAGAGTTAACTTGTTGTATGGGATTTCCATTCAAGTATCAGTTTTATATGATACAGCTTTTGGCAAATACCACTTTGGACCTAgctttattaaataattataattaaaggaTTAGATACAGTACATAGTTTCTGCAGAGAACAGCAATAAAGGTGATTAGGTGTCTGGACATTAAAAGATATGATAAACAGTTGTAGGAACtaggtatatctagtctaatgaaagactaggggtgatgtgatagcagtctttcaatagttGAAGGCTGTCACAGATAAAAGAGATCAACTTATTCTATAGATCACCTGAGACCAGGAcaataaataatggatggaaacttatcaaggagagagccaactaaagagaaatttcctgtcagtaagAATTAATGTGTAattgcctccagacgttgtggatgctccatcactgaaggtttttaagaagagattggagagccatttttcaggaatggtatagggcagagtgtcaaacttgcgtcatcacggcgttgtcatgtgacatattgtgactttccgcccccttcactaaaccatgcATAGGCATGGCCAGCaaatgacgcatctggcccacggccacaagcttgacagccctggtatagggtcttttgcttgagcaggaggttgaactagaagacctccaaggtcccttccaactcttattctgttattttcaggTCTACTTCAGCATGTGCCATCAAAAATATATCCTGCATATAAAAGGGTGTTAATAAATTTCGTAAAGATATTTAAGTATCTGAGGAGTGGAGAAATTCTGAGAAAGCATTTACCTAATGAAAGAACGTTTGAATATATAATACATGCTTGGCTGGCAGTTTAGAAGTAGTTATTTTTTTGTGTAAAAGAATTTATTGGCTTCAATATGGACTGTGCTACAAGTATaagcatccaggtcatggttgtcccaaaaatgctttttccaaaaggcaacttgacttcttttttttaattagttctttgaaaatgtttagcttttcatcgaagaagcttcttcagttataACTCTGGCTTCCATGTTTAGCTTGACTAGATTTTTCcgcaatatatttttatttatggagCCAAATACTGCATGAAATCTTATAAAGGATATAGACGCTTATTTTTGGCTATACATTTCACTTTAGAATGATATCTAGTGAAACAATTGTGTATGCTGGATTGCCTAGATCTAAATGACTGTTCTTCTTTTAATAAATTCCTCTCAACATAGAGTCCTCTATTCTAACCAATTGGTTTTTAGCATACATCTTGGCTACTATAACTGGGAAGCTGACAGGACTGTATTTTGGGGGATGTCCCTTATTACCCTTTTTATAAACAGGGTCTATGATAAAAATTTCTCATTATTTTGGAATGCAACCAATATTATTTAGGTAGCACTACAGCCCCATAAATGGTAATGAGGGGATAGTGAATAGGTGACTTAAGAAAAGAACTTAATCAACATAGCACCCCCCACAAAGATGGAAAAcgtaacaaaaaagaacaaagagttaAGAAGCAATATGTGAGCGGGTTCATAACACCAGCTATTACTGTATTATTCTTCTAGATCATGTGAAAAGCATCTTAATGACAAAAAATATACAATGGTGATACTGTCAGAAGATCAGTTTCATGAATACTAAGCTGTTTCcctaaaagcaattaaaattaagATTGTCAGTGGCCCTGCTATTTTTTAAATAGACTAAAGCGAACGTTAACGAGTTAGCTTTTAAACATTAGAATCGAGCTTAATCTATGTGTTGTGAAGAGGTAACAATAACAGTTTGTGATTTGCAACAAGCAGATTCAAACCTGAGATGAAAACCACACCTTTACGTTCTAGACTTGTAAAAGTATAACCCGCTTCAGAATGGGTTGAGAATTAAAATAGCCGAAAAGCAAGCAGCTGCCATAAATCTTATAGCTTGAAAATGCAATCAGCAATTTGAGTCAATTGGGATATTCTGGAAAACAATATTTCGCCATAGTTGTTAGtttgatttgtaaaaaaaaaaaaaacagcaagcaAGGCGCTTGCGCCCGGCTAAGCCTTTTCTCAtgcgtcctcctccttctcctccaaaaTAGGAATAGAAAGGAAGAACGTGGAACTCAAACTCTACTCATAATAGTAGGTGGAACTGGAACCTGGAGGAGCTGGAGAATCAGCCAATAACAATCCAGACTCGGGGCAAACGCACTCCTTGGTTTCCTCCGATTGGCTTATAGGAAGATGGGCAGGGAACGCGCCAAACCTAACGGTAGAATTTCGGTCCCGCCAAGAAAAGCCCGCTTCGCTCTTCTACCTCGCAATGCCGGCCGAGCTGAACGTGCAGGAGACCCCCGCGTTCCCCCAGGAAAAGCCCCTCGCCGCCTCCCGCTCTTCCCCATGCCAAGGAGAGATCCAGTATCTCCAGCAGGTCGAGCAGATCCTGCGCTTCGGACACAAAAAAGAAGATCGGACCGGGACAGGGACGTTGTCCATCTTCGGGATGCAGGCGCGGTACAATCTCCGAGGTGAAGTTCAGCCCACTCCATCGTCTCCTCGGGCTGCCTGCGCCTGTGGCTTTCTTATGAGGAATTCGGGGGTGGGCGGGAAACCGCTGCGGGTTGTGCAGCCTTGGCGCTGGTCTTGGAGCCTCTGGGTCTCAAAAACGGTGAAATCGTCAAGTCCCTTCTCGGGGGGGACGGGGGGACGACGactttaaagcagggatctccaaccttggcaactttaagattttaaGACAGCAGTTTTGCAGCAGCTGCCaataaagccaacacagttctgggctgcataaacagagggatagaatcaagatcacgtaaagtgttaataccactttataatgcctcggtaaggccacacttggaatactgcattcagttttggttgccacgatgtaaaaaagatgttgagactctagaaagagtgcagagaagagcaacaaagatgattaggggactggaggctaaaacaaatgaagaaggttgcaggaactcagtatgcctagtctaatgaaaagaaggactaggggagacatgatagcagtgttccaatatctcaggggttgccacaaagaagagggagtcaaactattctccaaagcacctgagggaagaacaagaagcaacggctggaaactaatcaaggagagaagcaacctagaactaaggagaaatttcctgacagttagaacaatcaataagtggaacaacttgcctgcagaagttgtgaatgctccaacactggaaatttttaagaaaatgttggatagccatttgtctgaaatggtgtagggtttcctgcctgggcagggggttggactagaagacctccaaggtcccttccaactctgttattatgttaagacttatggacttcaactcccagaattcctcagccacaagtcttaaagttgccaaggctggagacccctgctttaaagggcaCCGAATTTGCCTCGGAGGATAATCTAACAAAAGAACAATCCCCCTTAAAAAAAGTCAGCTTTTTATAATCTGtgaacaagaaagaaaaggagaccaCCAGACCCGAAGTggtcatggggaagccagaggagACAGCAGAAGATTTTGAGACCGAGACCATCTCGGTGTCCCGATTCCCGTATCCATCTTCAATTCGTAGCTCCTTGCTCAGCTCCTGCCTAATTTGGTGCCAATTCATTAGGTCCAAAATTCTTTTGCTTAGGAGCACTTATGTGTCACTAACATATAACTTGTCTCAAAACAGGAATGATGGAGAAAGAGCAATGATTCCCCCAAGtggcaccccccaaaaaaatttgttTAGTTATATATTTATCAGATTGTAGCCCACCTTTTCTTTTGGCAGAGGTTACGGTTTAAGGAAGTGCTTCTTAtaaaggtagtcttcgacttatgaccccaactgagcccaaaatatatgttgttaagcaaggcagttaagtaaattttgccacatttaagtgaatccctgcaattgttgagtcagtaacacggttaagtgaatttggtttccccattgaccttacttgtcaaaaggtcacaaaaagggatcccatgaccccagggaattggtcataaatcactttcagtgccattgtatctttgaacattcattaaacgaactgttgtaagtcaaggactacctgtattttcttcaCAGCAGCAGCCCTGTAAGATAGTCTGGGCTGAGAGCGTTCAAGGTCACCAGGTATCCATGGGTTCCAGTTTCTATGACTGTCAGCTTTTTGCGGTAGTGCAGATAAGATACCAAAGTCACAAATACTGAcagtactttattgtaaggttacagtacagaatcttgcaaatctggtaGCGCTTCTCGTCCctcgataaaaaaataaaagaatgaatacTATATATTAGTATTCCAATATGATGAACTGATTAAATATTTATCTGAATtatgtttaatgtttaaattatgTACCAATTAACTTTAGAAAATGTTCAGTTAGCATATAACCCAATATCTCTAATTTTTTTCACTTTCAGATGATTTTCCATTGTTAACAACTAAAAGAGTATTCTGGAAAGGAGTACTGGAAGAACTACTTTGGTTTATCAAGGTATAATGCATAGTAATGATTTCAGTCAAATTTTGATTAGACCcattgaaataaatagaaattgaGGTTTATTATCAATGCaaataataatgcaatattaattCAGTAATAAATTATTCAGAGGGGGGGTACAGATGAGGCATGTTAGTCTTCTACTGGAAGCCTACAGAGGTCTGGATAGAAGAGTCCTGGCCTACAAACCACAAAAGGGGTGGTACAAACGTGGAGATAATTATTCAACATTATCAATAATAAATATCTGATATAGCCTAGACAAAAACCCCTCCCCAATATATAGCAGTACCGATATCTAAAATTATTGACGAGGCTAACAACATAGGAATATGTTAGATTTTATATAACAATAATACAAATCAATGGAGATTACCAAGAATAAAGCTAATTTTCAGAATAGGTGGAACAAACAAGCAATAGAAGCACAAAACTGGACAACCTGAAAAGAATACATCAGAATCTTGATTGGATAGAAGTGACAGATAAGTATCATGTTCTCTACCAAgttaattcttcaaaatattataCCGGTACATGCATGTCTCACTTCTAAAAGAGAAACATACTCCAGACTTCCAGGTATGACGAACTGAagacaattttttgaaagcagAGTCAACAACTAAGGCAGAGAACCAAGGAACCTATGATTAGACCAGTTCCTTGGAACCTCTCTGGATAAGGAGAAGACGGAAGATTGCCCACATGTGCTCTAGATGATTGCTTCTTGCATGGAGGCCACAGAATATGGCCTCCATGGAAGAAGTTTGTGAGTTTGAATGCTGGCAAACAATGGGACTATCCAGTTTGCTCAtctatcaataaaaaaaattaaccagGGTGGAGACTTTTAAAGAATGCTAAGAGGAATATACTTCAAATTCTACCTATTGTTTTTGaagatctctttctctctctggattaatttttctaattttccGCCTGCCTTGTGAAAAGTAGAGCCTGAAACAACTTTCAGGGTTAGTCTGGTTAAAATCTATTGCCTATTAATGCATTCTAGTACTATTAAAATTTGGATCAAAGTAATGCAAGATATTGAATCTTGCTAAATATTATGAATATAATGTATGATGCTGAAAagattttcctatttttatttcaaatcagttttaattttttccttatattaaaattatatttattatttttaacaaaatattcCTAAAATATAAGAGAATTGGAAAATATAATGCATACAAagtaattaaaaagcaaaatcattttttgattaaattcaataaactttgtaGAATAAGAACAATACAAAATTGATCTGTCAAGGAAATGTACTTTGTAGCTTCACAATCACTGAAGTGTTTCTTGTTTATAGAAGCATAATCACTTGCAAAGATGGagtatatataaaggtaaaggttccccttgcacatatgtgctagtcgttgccgactctagggggcggtgctcatctccgtttcaaagccgaagagccagcactgtccgaagacgtctccgtggtcatgtggccggcatgactcaacgccaaaggcgcatggaacgctgttaccttcccaccaaaggtggtccctattttttctacttgcatttttacatgcttttgaaactgctaggtttgcagaagctgggacaagtaacaggagctcaccatgttaaacggcagcactaaggattcgaaccgctgagctgaacCGctgaacctttcgatcaacaacctcaacatcctagcccctgagccaccgcgtccctgtataTATAGAAAGCAATATTAGGCAATCTGAGTACTGAAACTGGTACTCTGAATATTTACTGCTTTACTGAATTATCACAGGCAGCAATTAGAATCTTATCACTTAATGTTGGGAGATGTTTTCTTCCCCAAGTGTTTGGAAGTATTAGAGCTTGATTGACCTctacaaattttttaaaattgcaagaaGTCTAAAGAGTTTATGCTGAAGACTGATGAATGATTTCTTTCTCATTACCCATAGGGTTCTACGAATGCAAAAGAGCTTTCTGCTAAGGGAGTTAAGATTTGGGATGCCAATGGTTCTCGGCAATTCTTGGACAAACAAGGATTTTTTTCTAGAGAGGAAGGAGACCTAGGTCCTGTTTATGGCTTCCAGTGGCGACATTTTGGAGCTGAGTACAAAGATATGAATACAGGTAAACATGGCTgaatatttgctttcattttcaaGTATCCATAAAAATATACTTTAGGATACTAAAGATGTCATTGTTAAAACTGGCTTGATTCCAAAAATGTACAGGTAATCTTCATTTAACTATCCTAATGAGTCTGACAACTACCACTAaatgaagcagttgttaagtggaaaatcacatgaccacgactCTTCTCTGGCTGAAAAAAGACTATTCAGTTTCACACTTTTAACTTTTGTTTGCCTCCTAACCACTCCTGTTCCTTGGAAAGCTTGAGTGGCTGCTTGCTGTCttgtatatatcaaaagcaatatCATTGCGAACAATGGACTTGGAGACTGGGTTGCTATACAAATAGCTTCCTTTCTTGCAAACCTTTTGTCTCCAATCAATATGCTTTGCAAGGATGGAAGAGACAGGTCAGAGAGGACAAGACATACTGATGCTATGAAGGTCATACGTAGgctgtaaagttatttttttagtaACTTgataatggtcattaaacaaatggccataaatgaggATCTATATTAAAGTACATGGGGACATGAAAAGAcaactgctttaaagagttgctgAGAGGTATTTTCTATTTATCCCTCTATGTCTTaaacatgtttgtttatttatttatttatttatttattaaatttttataccgcccttctcccgaaggactcagggcggtgtacagccaaaataaaacaaaaatgtatacaatttaaaacaacaattaaaaagagcaaattttaaaggctgattattaaaatttaaattaagaagttaaaaaatattaaaaaacccaattaaaatacatcactaattatgccagtcccgctttaatgaataaatatgttttgagctcacgacgaaaggtccgaagatcaggcacttgacgcaggccggggggaagttcgttccagagcgtcactgcccccacagagaaggccctactcctgggggccgccagccgacactgtttgttTTAGAATGGCGGTTTTAGAATCAACtctaataattataaaataaccTCTTCATGTTACATTATGTATTAAGCAGATTTCTATTTCAAGAAGATTTAAATAATTTGTTATTAGAAGTAATTAATTTGTAAGAGTTAATTTTAATGCCAGTAGTTATGTAAATAATTATTGGTCCTGTCTCATTTAACCTAGAGTAAACTACTGTTTTTATCTACTGTTAATAAGTACTTTGATCAATATGGACTGGGAAATTTAATTAATAGGTCAAATTTTCCCTAGAATTAAAATAGATTTATGCTATCACCAGTTATTAAATGGCTTACATTTCTGCGCTTTTAAGCAGATGacatcataaaaatatattttgtattctGTTTTCTAGACTATCTAAACACATTTGTGCTGATTGGCCGTGACTGATGCTTCCTGTTTGGTTTATTTAGTAGACATTTCCAGAAGGAACTTAAAATTCTTAAATACTTTTGTCTTTACAATCtcataataaataagataaataactATTAAGAGTGAGATTAGttctttttattgaaaagtaTTATAAATAAGCTTGCCTTCGCTTTTTTGTAGATTATACAGGACAAGGAGTAGACCAACTACAGCAAGTAATTGATACAATCAGAAACAATCCAGATGACAGAAGAATTATAATGTGTGCCTGGAATCCTAAAGGTATATTATGACATTTAATGCTGAGTTATTAAAGATTGTAGTTATCCATGATAACtcgttagaaaaaaaaatcactatcttAGAAAACAAAGATATCCAGGATAATTGCAcaagca comes from the Ahaetulla prasina isolate Xishuangbanna chromosome 3, ASM2864084v1, whole genome shotgun sequence genome and includes:
- the TYMS gene encoding thymidylate synthase — protein: MPAELNVQETPAFPQEKPLAASRSSPCQGEIQYLQQVEQILRFGHKKEDRTGTGTLSIFGMQARYNLRDDFPLLTTKRVFWKGVLEELLWFIKGSTNAKELSAKGVKIWDANGSRQFLDKQGFFSREEGDLGPVYGFQWRHFGAEYKDMNTDYTGQGVDQLQQVIDTIRNNPDDRRIIMCAWNPKDLSAMALPPCHALCQFYILNGELSCQLYQRSGDMGLGVPFNIASYSLLTTMIAHVTGLKPGEFIHTLGDAHIYLNHIEPLKIQLQRQPRPFPKLKILRKVENINDFRADDFEIEDYHPHPAIKMEMAV